The genomic region cttttcatcatCCTTGAATTTGATACAGTcttgacgaaaatgccctttctGACCACAATTCCAGCAAGTTTTCCCTTTTGCTCTAGATTTACCTTTTCTGTCTAAGCCTTTCTCTTTACCTCTACCTCTATTTACAACCAAACCttctgcttgattttcattccGAATACcaccaactttcttctttaattcctTGGAATTTAAAGATGCCCTTACATCCTCGAAAGTGAGAGTGTCTCGGCCGTAAAGCATAGTATCCACGAAATTTTCATACGATGGAGGCaaagaacataaaagaatTAGGGCTAGGTCCTCAtcctcaattttaacatcgatattctttaaatcaagaataactctattaaattcatcaatgtgGGTATTAACGGACGTACCTTCACTCATCTTGAGAGTATACAATCGTTGCTTCATATAAAGCCGATTCGTCAGGGACTTggtcatataaatactttcgAGTTTAAACCACACTGCAGCAGCAGATTCTTCATCCGTGACTTCTCTTAGCACCTCATCAGACAAAGCAAGGAGAATAGCACTATGTGCTTTTTCCATAAGGTCATCTTTCTCACCATCAGATAAATTCGAGGGAAGATGCTCTTTTCCCTTCAGTGCCTTCAACAGTCCTTGTTGCACTAGCAATGCGCGCATCTTAACACGCCACAGGCTGAAATCGTTTCTtccattaaacttttcaatctCATACTTGGTCGACGAAGTTGCCATAGCGAGATTCAGATTGATCCAAGACCttgaagctctgataccagtttgttgggaaattgcggaattgtctctaaagaattgcccaagatctaacccaatcaatagaataaagaaagaaagaaatcaagcacacccacaagaacacaagaatttacgtggttcggtcttttgatgacctacgtccacgggcacaacaacagagaaaaattcactaagagaaaaatcaggagattacaagaacagtctcaaactcataacccttatcccacgtacacctaaatcactctctctaaatctaggtgataattattctttaacccatagggtccttttatagtatcaaatacaataaccttatcctaatttaattaggaatcttatcctaatagaattagaaattgttattctaatctaactagatttaaagactatttataaggtatactaatttaattagaattaaacaatcctaattaaatcacaattcaagactatcctaacaTAGACATATGGTGGTGGAGGTGATGGAGATGGAGGCGGTGGCGATTTATAGACATAAGGAGgaggtggtgagggagatggcgGAGGTGGGGATTTGTAGACATAGGGAGGAGGTGGTGATGGAGATGGTGGGGGTGGAGACTTGTAGATATAAGGAGGAGGCGGTGAAGGAGATGGGGGAGGTGGAGATTTGTAGGCATAAGGTGGAGGTGGGGACTTGTAGACATAAGGTTGAGGGGTTGAGGGAGATGGTGGAGGTGGGGACTTGTAAACATAAGGGGGAGGTGGTGATGGAGATGGTGGAGGTGGAGACTTGTAAACATAAGGTGGTGGAGGTGATGGggatggtggtggtggtggggaCTTATAGACATATGGAAGTGGAGGTGGGGACTTGTACACATAGGGAGCGGATGGTGATGGGGATGGTGGAGGGGGAGACTTGTAGATATATGGTGGTGGAGGTGGTGGTGATTTATAGATATAAGGAGAAGGAGGTGAGGGAGATGGTGGAGGTGGGGCTTTATAGACATAAGGAGGTAGTGGTGATGGAGATGGTGGAGGTGGAGACTTGTAGACATATGGTGGTGGAGGTGATGGGGATGGCGGTGGTGGGGACTTATAAACATATGGAGGTGGAGGTGGGGACTTGTATACATAGGGAGgtggtggtgagggagatggtgGAGGGGGTGACTTGTAAATGTAAGGAGGTGGTGGTGACGAAGATGGTGGGGGAGGTGACTTGTAGAAGTATGGAGGTAAAGGTGAAGGGTACCGATGTGGTGGTACTCTGAAAGGTGTTTGTGGCTTCTCATGATAGTAAGGTGGTAGTGCATTGTAAGGCTCATCATCGTAGGCAGCTACATTGTTTATTATCAGGCACAATGCCAAGGCGTACGCTAGGCGAGGCCAAATATCGGCCATTCTGGGCAGAACTCCGCGCTGAAACTTCCTCAACTTCTGCACTTCAATACCTTGCAGATAAAAGGACTATGTATTTCTCTTTTGTGAATGAGTGCACGGATAGCCTGGAGTTTATATAGTGATCCCTTCGATattatttgaattgtttaacGTTGAATGAAGCTTCCAAACTCTTAAAACCGACCTAATACTTTAACCTTATATTCGCTCAACATTCAGCATTTTTGTTGAGGAATTGATAGTGACATCCCACTAGTTTTTTGCAAAACTTGAAGCAGTCAAGAGAAAGTTGTACATGAACCATTCCCAGCAAACTTGATCAATATGGAAATTAATTACAACATTTCAAGGTTGGCAAGATAGAGCAGTTGCATTTTAGAATTTAATTCTAGCCaaactttaaatataatgtaGTTTTTGAAGGAGACACCCGGCCAGTGAACTAAGGTATAATTCTTGAATATTCAATCTCATCAGAGGAATAATTCTTGACATTTGGAAACATATATTCATTGAAGtcttatataattttttccctcaaaaaaaaaataaaagtcttGTACGATTTTGGGTACATCTCCCTCCAATGAAAGGAAGCTTCTTACGattagaaaaactgaaaaaatatTTGCTGTAAtcatgttgtgtgtgtatatatataaatcataCTAAGAGCATATAACTTTAATAGAGATGAATTTAATAAGGactaaattttgaagtcaAAAAACGTGTAATTAGATATGAATTTGTTTACAACTGTCTATAATATTTAGTATatgttttgcatttttttgtctttgagGAAAATTCCAAGTTAGAATTACATATTCGATTTCCTTGCTTTTATTGGGTCAGTTCaccttttttaaaaagaaaatgaattggTCATCTAGGGAGGTCTCATTAGCCAAAGgcatctaattttttttactttggaAAATGCTAAGTCAACACTAAGTTCCATTGTCTAGTCTTAGTGTCGTCCAATTAAATCCCAATTGAAGTTGGCAAACATGTTAGCTCCACATGGACATGATGGAAATATGACAATGATACTCACATTTTCGTTCGagtgaaaatgaattaattgtGTGATATCGTGTTGTGACATTGCAGccaacactttttttttatttttgtctctaatttaatgaaattattatttatttgaatcatTTAAGTGTGATTTTGGGTTTCTAAAAATTCACAAATAAGaaactaataaatatatatcacaaaaaaaattaacactaAACCTTGTTTCATAAATCCGACAtatcaaattgaaaaatacAATTGAAAACTGTTCTATAATACGAGTAGACGGCTTAACCAATAGGCACAGAAAAAAAGTGCAAAATGAACTAATTTCAGTATAAACTACAAACcgaggtattttttttttttttcaatttactcaagtcatatatatacacatttgTGCTTTTACTTGAATGGTACCATAACTTAAAGAACTTGAATTTCATTGCTGCCGACAGTCAATGAAAACTAGTTgacaaatttcaaataaaaaaagtgtTCAAGCAAACAGTAAATCTCTTTATctttttgggaaaaaatatGAAAGCAGAGATTTCTTCGCCAAAAAACTCCACCTAGCCACTTGCCAAGTCAAGGCAAATTTGTTACCATAGTTGGTCATCGCAATTTCCTTCCAGAAAACAAATATATGCATATCATATTATCAACTTCTACTATCTGATTGTCCAAGAAGCTTTGAATATTTGACAATAATattcccttttttatttttcataaatagtTGATAAATCCTATGATCATTGGATGTGCATGGATATTTTGTCCAAACAGGGCCGAGCCTTGGGTGAAGCCACTCAAGCAAGGGCTTTAGACTCGCAATTTGAGGAGGCTCAAATTTGGTGAgatcttataattttataataattatgatataattaattatattaaaatatataaaatttaaaaaaatataaaagtcaaatataattaataaaattacttattCTCTCACTTCTCTAATTATATGCctaataattttcaattttcaatcaCTTCGTAATTTCTAAACtgctattaattctcaactatattctgttattttcaatc from Theobroma cacao cultivar B97-61/B2 chromosome 9, Criollo_cocoa_genome_V2, whole genome shotgun sequence harbors:
- the LOC108663205 gene encoding extensin-2-like, with the translated sequence MADIWPRLAYALALCLIINNVAAYDDEPYNALPPYYHEKPQTPFRVPPHRYPSPLPPYFYKSPPPPSSSPPPPYIYKSPPPPSPSPPPPYVYKSPPPPPYVYKSPPPPSPSPPPPYVYKSPPPPSPSPLPPYVYKAPPPPSPSPPSPYIYKSPPPPPPYIYKSPPPPSPSPSAPYVYKSPPPLPYVYKSPPPPPSPSPPPPYVYKSPPPPSPSPPPPYVYKSPPPPSPSTPQPYVYKSPPPPYAYKSPPPPSPSPPPPYIYKSPPPPSPSPPPPYVYKSPPPPSPSPPPPYVYKSPPPPSPSPPPPYVYKSPAPLSSSPPPPPYHYT